From a region of the Leptospira kmetyi serovar Malaysia str. Bejo-Iso9 genome:
- a CDS encoding LIC_13387 family protein, which translates to MKARLLIRIASALMLVFVAGHSTGHFTRYNTVDARALSTISAMQQTKIPMEGVDRSYDQFYTGMSLNLSIVLISLVVLLWFLADLSESNPRAALKLLIPVFFCIACFAVTGFIYFFIAPAAISTLGALCLLIGIFLLRKD; encoded by the coding sequence ATGAAAGCAAGGTTATTGATTCGAATCGCATCGGCGTTGATGCTCGTATTCGTTGCGGGACATTCCACCGGACACTTTACAAGATACAATACCGTCGACGCTCGGGCTTTGAGTACGATCTCCGCGATGCAACAAACGAAAATTCCTATGGAAGGAGTCGACCGTTCTTACGATCAGTTTTATACGGGAATGAGCCTGAATCTGAGCATCGTTTTGATTTCTTTAGTTGTTCTTCTTTGGTTCTTAGCGGATCTTTCCGAATCAAATCCGCGAGCCGCTTTGAAACTTTTGATTCCGGTTTTCTTTTGTATTGCCTGTTTTGCGGTTACGGGTTTTATTTATTTTTTCATCGCACCGGCCGCGATTTCCACGTTAGGCGCTCTTTGTCTTTTAATAGGAATTTTTCTTTTACGAAAAGATTAG